A single Desulfobaculum xiamenense DNA region contains:
- a CDS encoding two-component system sensor histidine kinase NtrB — protein MRTCFSRDDGIGYHIALAGTGEPFALLVDLLARETAGGGEGRVALAAVLSRDVADGLRIRLDELGVAIFPDAVEMFRACPQVNLVFDLCSEVEAEGDMLAGVPVDVPVLGRPSASLLWELLSGVVPVTGRTVRRSHAREMLMTIINGVEEDILLLDAQGRIVDMNAQVCERHARSKDELVGHHCLELEGDGFCRRDEGECPFSQTLRTGRKAEALHTSVDGDGRVFYHRIYTYPVFSPKGRLTHVVEMRRDITDRTHTEQQLQQAQKMAAIGELSTYVAHEIRNPLFAIGGFANSLLRSPGLTESEREKVGIILKESRRLETILRSMLNFARPTDGRSAAVEVNAVVEETVQLMRSGCEHHGVRVEMNLDLGVARARGVPELIKQCLINMVKNSMEAMEGGGTVRLATGMTGRWVEIVVADDGPGIPENIQNQIFNPFFSTKDKGSGLGLAMSRKIVDDLGGRLTLESRPGQGTTVTMHLVPVAAVDASELDERPDPE, from the coding sequence ATGAGAACCTGCTTTTCCCGGGATGACGGAATCGGATACCACATCGCCCTCGCTGGCACGGGCGAGCCGTTCGCGCTGCTCGTCGATCTGCTCGCCCGTGAGACGGCGGGCGGCGGAGAGGGGCGTGTGGCCTTGGCGGCCGTGCTTTCGCGTGATGTCGCCGATGGCCTGCGCATCCGTCTGGACGAACTTGGCGTGGCGATCTTTCCCGATGCCGTGGAGATGTTCCGGGCCTGCCCGCAGGTGAACCTCGTCTTCGACCTGTGCTCCGAGGTCGAGGCCGAAGGCGACATGCTGGCTGGAGTTCCTGTGGACGTGCCGGTGCTTGGGCGTCCGTCGGCGTCGCTACTGTGGGAGCTTCTAAGCGGCGTCGTCCCCGTCACCGGACGCACGGTGCGCCGCTCCCACGCCCGCGAGATGCTTATGACCATCATCAACGGCGTGGAAGAGGACATTTTGCTCCTCGATGCGCAGGGGCGCATTGTGGACATGAACGCGCAGGTCTGCGAGCGGCATGCGCGGTCCAAGGACGAGCTTGTTGGGCATCACTGCCTCGAACTGGAGGGTGACGGCTTCTGCCGCCGCGACGAGGGCGAGTGCCCCTTCAGCCAGACACTGCGCACCGGGCGCAAGGCCGAGGCCCTGCACACCAGCGTGGACGGGGATGGGCGGGTCTTCTATCACCGCATCTACACCTATCCGGTCTTCTCGCCCAAGGGGCGGCTGACCCACGTGGTGGAGATGCGCCGTGACATCACGGACCGCACGCACACCGAGCAGCAACTCCAGCAGGCCCAGAAGATGGCTGCCATCGGAGAGCTTTCGACCTACGTCGCCCACGAGATACGAAATCCCCTCTTCGCCATCGGCGGCTTTGCCAACTCGCTTCTGCGCTCACCGGGGCTGACCGAGAGCGAGCGCGAGAAGGTGGGCATTATCCTCAAGGAGTCGCGGCGGCTGGAGACCATCCTCCGGAGCATGCTCAATTTCGCCCGTCCCACGGATGGACGCTCCGCGGCGGTGGAGGTCAATGCCGTGGTCGAGGAGACGGTGCAGCTCATGCGCTCCGGCTGCGAGCACCACGGGGTGCGTGTCGAGATGAACCTCGATCTTGGCGTGGCCCGCGCGCGTGGCGTGCCGGAACTTATCAAGCAGTGCCTCATCAACATGGTCAAGAATTCCATGGAGGCCATGGAGGGCGGTGGGACCGTGCGCCTTGCCACGGGCATGACTGGGCGCTGGGTGGAGATCGTTGTCGCCGACGACGGTCCCGGCATCCCGGAAAACATCCAGAACCAGATTTTCAATCCGTTCTTCAGCACCAAGGACAAAGGGTCCGGCCTTGGGCTGGCCATGAGCCGGAAGATCGTGGACGACCTTGGCGGTCGGCTCACCCTTGAAAGTCGTCCCGGGCAGGGGACAACGGTCACCATGCATCTCGTGCCGGTGGCGGCCGTGGATGCGTCCGAACTGGACGAGCGGCCCGACCCGGAGTAA
- the sppA gene encoding signal peptide peptidase SppA: MQKGSSFSQKHPFIFGLTLIVAAVILFAGVTAAFRIGFSDDGFSSDTRLGLVRIEGMITDSEETTDWIRTLREDESIRGVLLRINSPGGAVAPSQEIARAVERLAQAKPVVVSMSTVAASGGYYAAAPADLIVANPSTLTGSIGVIMELSNLQELMDKIGVKRQSLTSGALKGAGSPFRPMTQKEREYLMGIVNDMHEQFVEAVAKGREMDIDAVRAIADGRALTGRQALELGLVDTLGGMEEAIEELKKLCEITEKVPLVEAPEKKSGWLRDILTSSININITSEGLNPGLVIH; encoded by the coding sequence ATGCAGAAAGGAAGTAGCTTCTCTCAGAAGCATCCCTTCATCTTCGGACTTACGCTGATCGTCGCGGCCGTGATCCTCTTTGCGGGGGTCACGGCCGCTTTTCGCATCGGCTTCTCCGACGACGGGTTCTCCTCCGATACCCGCCTCGGCCTCGTCCGCATCGAAGGGATGATTACCGACTCCGAGGAAACCACGGACTGGATTCGGACCCTGCGTGAGGACGAATCCATCCGCGGCGTGCTGTTGCGCATCAATTCCCCCGGCGGCGCTGTCGCGCCCTCGCAGGAGATCGCACGCGCCGTGGAGCGCCTCGCACAGGCAAAGCCCGTGGTCGTGTCCATGAGCACCGTCGCCGCCTCCGGTGGCTACTACGCCGCCGCCCCGGCCGACCTCATCGTCGCCAACCCGTCCACACTCACCGGGTCCATCGGCGTCATCATGGAACTCTCTAACCTCCAGGAACTCATGGATAAGATCGGCGTGAAGCGTCAAAGCCTCACCAGCGGCGCCCTCAAGGGTGCCGGATCGCCCTTCCGTCCCATGACCCAGAAGGAACGCGAGTACCTCATGGGCATCGTCAACGACATGCACGAACAGTTCGTCGAGGCCGTGGCCAAAGGCCGCGAAATGGACATCGACGCCGTACGCGCCATAGCCGACGGCCGCGCCCTCACCGGGCGTCAGGCGCTGGAACTCGGCCTCGTGGACACGCTCGGCGGTATGGAAGAGGCCATCGAAGAACTCAAGAAGCTCTGCGAGATCACCGAAAAGGTCCCCCTCGTCGAGGCCCCCGAAAAGAAATCCGGCTGGCTGCGCGACATCCTCACCTCGTCCATCAATATCAACATCACCTCCGAAGGCCTGAACCCCGGCCTCGTTATCCACTAG
- the rimO gene encoding 30S ribosomal protein S12 methylthiotransferase RimO: MNPVRIYSVSLGCPKNRVDTERMLACFEPAFIPVDSPEEADVVLVNTCGFIAPAVQESVETIIGLAEEIADLEPRPVLAVTGCLVSRYRDELIPEIPEVDLWLKTLEADRWPEAIAEALGREPHIPEPFERALSTGPSFAYLKVSEGCNHACSFCTIPNLRGRLVSRPLDVIEREARELVAAGVPELVLVAQDLTAYGMDRGEKDGLVPLLERLLPIDGLRWLRPMYLYPGGLTDGLLDFMRQAGSPLVPYFDIPLQHAHPDILKSMGRPFARDPRIALERVRSRFPEAALRTSIIVGYPGETDAHFDALVDFVREARFTHLGVFGFCDEEGTRAHELADKVPAEVIEERRARLMEVQREISAELLAEHAGTVQDVLVDAVHPEWPGLHVGRTWFQAPEVDGVTYVSGPGVAPGAMVRANIEEAQDYDLVALA; this comes from the coding sequence ATGAATCCCGTACGCATCTATTCCGTCAGCCTCGGCTGCCCCAAGAACAGGGTCGATACCGAGCGCATGCTTGCCTGCTTCGAGCCGGCCTTCATCCCCGTGGACTCGCCCGAGGAGGCCGACGTGGTCCTCGTCAACACCTGCGGCTTCATCGCGCCCGCAGTGCAGGAATCCGTCGAGACCATCATCGGGCTTGCCGAGGAAATCGCCGATCTCGAACCGCGTCCGGTCCTCGCCGTGACCGGCTGCCTCGTCAGCCGTTACCGCGACGAACTGATTCCGGAGATTCCCGAGGTTGACCTCTGGCTCAAGACCCTCGAAGCGGACCGCTGGCCCGAGGCCATCGCCGAGGCGCTGGGTCGCGAGCCGCACATCCCAGAGCCCTTCGAGCGCGCGCTTTCCACCGGGCCGAGCTTCGCCTACCTGAAGGTCAGCGAGGGCTGCAACCACGCCTGTTCCTTCTGCACCATCCCCAATCTGCGCGGCAGGCTGGTCAGCCGCCCGCTGGACGTCATCGAACGCGAGGCCCGCGAACTGGTGGCCGCAGGCGTGCCCGAGCTGGTCCTCGTGGCGCAGGACCTCACGGCCTACGGCATGGACCGGGGCGAGAAGGACGGACTGGTGCCGCTGCTCGAACGCCTGCTCCCCATCGACGGCCTGCGCTGGCTGCGCCCGATGTATCTCTATCCCGGCGGCCTCACCGACGGACTTCTGGACTTCATGCGCCAGGCCGGATCGCCGCTTGTCCCCTATTTCGACATCCCGCTCCAGCACGCCCATCCGGACATTCTGAAGAGCATGGGCCGCCCCTTCGCGCGCGACCCGCGCATCGCGCTGGAGCGCGTTCGCTCGCGCTTCCCGGAGGCGGCGCTTCGCACCTCGATCATCGTCGGCTACCCCGGAGAGACGGACGCGCACTTCGACGCGCTGGTCGATTTCGTGCGCGAGGCCCGCTTCACGCATCTGGGCGTGTTCGGCTTCTGCGACGAGGAAGGCACCCGCGCCCACGAGCTTGCGGACAAGGTGCCCGCCGAGGTCATCGAGGAGCGGCGCGCCCGGCTCATGGAAGTGCAGCGCGAGATCAGCGCGGAACTACTCGCCGAGCACGCGGGCACCGTGCAGGACGTGCTGGTGGATGCGGTGCATCCGGAGTGGCCCGGCCTGCATGTGGGGCGCACATGGTTCCAGGCCCCCGAGGTGGACGGCGTGACCTACGTCTCCGGCCCCGGAGTGGCACCGGGCGCCATGGTCCGCGCCAACATCGAGGAAGCGCAGGACTACGATCTGGTGGCGCTGGCCTGA
- a CDS encoding 30S ribosomal protein S1: MVATTEEMENILSADEVSFEDALENYLPSANSGDLDEGSIVPGEVVKVGEEHVLVDVNFKSEGQIPVSEFLSADGKVTVSVGDKVDVYVVRKNESEGTIILSREKAKRMQLFDSIEEIQEKDNTIKGRIVRRIKGGYTVDLGGIEAFLPGSHVDLRPVPDMDALVDQEYDFRILKINRRRSNVIVSRRVLLEEERESKRQELLGTLDEGQVVKGKVKNITEYGVFVDLGGLDGLLHITDMSWRRIKHPKEMVSLGDELELKVLNFDKDNHKVSLGMKQLVPDPWESIDAKYPEGKRFSGRITNLVDYGAFVELEEGVEGLVHISEMSWTRKLRHPSQMVHTGDEVEVVILGVDPDKKRISLGMKQVSPNPWDLVAEKYPEGTILEGTIKNITEFGMFIGIEDGIDGLIHVSDISWTKKIRHPNELYKVGDTVQAKVLTVDKEAEKFTLGVKQLTEDPWLMVPDRYPIGTIVEGVVTNITDFGLFVEVEEGIEGLVHVSEISRKKVKSPSELFKEGVSIQAKVIHVSADERRLGLSIKQLKVEEDRKAPKEFRASTGEAAGTNLGDLLRAEIEDAERK; this comes from the coding sequence ATGGTAGCAACGACCGAAGAAATGGAAAACATCCTGTCTGCCGACGAAGTCAGCTTTGAGGATGCTCTGGAAAACTACCTTCCCAGCGCCAATTCCGGCGATCTGGATGAGGGCAGCATCGTCCCCGGCGAAGTTGTCAAGGTTGGCGAGGAGCATGTCCTCGTTGACGTGAACTTCAAGTCCGAGGGACAGATCCCGGTTTCCGAGTTCCTCAGCGCTGACGGCAAAGTCACCGTCTCCGTGGGCGACAAGGTGGACGTCTACGTTGTTCGCAAGAACGAGTCCGAAGGCACCATCATCCTCTCCCGGGAGAAGGCCAAGCGCATGCAGCTCTTCGATTCCATCGAAGAGATCCAGGAGAAGGACAACACCATCAAGGGCCGCATCGTGCGCCGCATCAAGGGCGGTTACACGGTCGACCTCGGTGGCATCGAAGCCTTCCTCCCCGGCTCCCACGTCGATCTGCGCCCCGTGCCCGACATGGACGCGCTGGTGGATCAGGAATACGATTTCCGCATTCTCAAGATCAATCGCCGCCGCTCGAACGTCATCGTGTCCCGCCGTGTTCTCCTCGAGGAGGAGCGCGAGTCCAAGCGCCAGGAGCTTCTTGGCACCCTGGACGAGGGTCAGGTGGTCAAGGGCAAGGTCAAGAACATCACCGAGTACGGCGTGTTCGTGGACCTCGGCGGTCTCGACGGTCTGCTGCATATCACCGATATGTCCTGGCGCCGCATCAAGCATCCCAAGGAGATGGTCTCCCTTGGTGACGAGCTTGAGCTGAAGGTCCTCAACTTCGACAAGGACAACCACAAGGTTTCCCTTGGCATGAAGCAGCTCGTTCCCGATCCGTGGGAGAGCATCGACGCCAAGTACCCCGAAGGCAAGCGTTTCAGCGGCCGCATCACCAATCTGGTGGACTACGGCGCGTTCGTGGAGCTGGAAGAGGGCGTCGAGGGCCTGGTGCACATCTCCGAGATGTCTTGGACCCGCAAGCTGCGCCACCCCTCCCAGATGGTCCACACCGGCGACGAAGTCGAAGTGGTCATCCTGGGTGTCGATCCCGACAAGAAGCGCATCTCTCTTGGCATGAAGCAGGTCAGCCCCAATCCTTGGGATCTCGTGGCCGAGAAGTACCCCGAGGGCACCATCCTTGAGGGCACCATCAAGAACATCACCGAGTTCGGTATGTTCATCGGCATCGAGGACGGCATCGACGGCCTGATTCACGTGTCCGACATCTCCTGGACCAAGAAGATCCGTCACCCCAACGAGCTGTACAAGGTCGGCGACACCGTTCAGGCCAAGGTCCTGACCGTCGACAAGGAAGCCGAGAAGTTTACCCTCGGCGTCAAGCAGCTCACCGAGGATCCGTGGCTCATGGTCCCCGATCGCTACCCCATCGGCACCATTGTCGAGGGCGTGGTGACCAACATCACCGACTTCGGTCTCTTCGTCGAGGTCGAGGAAGGCATCGAGGGTCTCGTCCACGTGTCCGAAATCAGCCGCAAGAAGGTCAAGTCTCCCTCCGAGCTGTTCAAGGAAGGCGTGTCCATCCAGGCCAAGGTCATCCACGTCTCCGCTGACGAGCGTCGCCTCGGCCTGTCCATCAAGCAGCTGAAGGTCGAAGAGGATCGCAAGGCTCCCAAGGAGTTCCGCGCCTCTACCGGCGAAGCCGCAGGCACCAACCTTGGTGATCTGCTGAGGGCTGAAATCGAGGATGCAGAAAGGAAGTAG